A genomic stretch from Salvelinus namaycush isolate Seneca chromosome 25, SaNama_1.0, whole genome shotgun sequence includes:
- the LOC120019883 gene encoding retinol-binding protein 1-like: MPVDLNGYWKMTSNDNFEEYMKALDVNVAIRKIANLLKTDKDISVDGDHMVIKTLSTFKNYNMDFHVDKEFEEDLSGVDDRKCMTTVSWEGDKLVCVQKGEKEGRGWTHWVEGDRLYLELRVCGVVCKQAFQKT, translated from the exons ATGCCAGTTGACCTGAATGGGTATTGGAAAATGACCTCTAATGACAACTTTGAGGAGTACATGAAAGCCCTCG ATGTAAATGTTGCCATTAGGAAAATTGCCAACTTGTTGAAGACCGACAAAGACATCAGTGTTGATGGTGATCACATGGTCATCAAGACCCTCAGTACCTTTAAGAACTACAACATGGACTTCCATGTTGACAAGGAGTTTGAGGAGGATCTGTCAGGGGTGGATGACAGAAAATGCATG ACCACTGTCTCATGGGAGGGGGACAAGCTGGTGTGTGTtcagaagggagagaaggagggccGAGGCTGGACCCATTGGGTGGAGGGAGATAGGCTTTATTTG GAGCTGAGAGTTTGTGGAGTTGTGTGCAAGCAGGCTTTCCAGAAAACCTAA